The DNA region CCGAGACATCTCCCGCTGCGTCGCAATCGCAAGCTGCTCCGGCGGAGAGCACCGCAGCGCCGGCGACCGATGCATCATCGGCTGCGCCTGCGCCCGGCGACAGCAAGCTGTTGAAGTCGACCACCACCGGCATGCATGAGCTGTCGCCGTGGACCATGTTCATGAACGCCGACATCATCGTGAAAGCCGTGATGCTCGGTCTCGCCTTTGCCTCGCTCGTCACCTGGACGATCTTCATCGCCAAGATGATCGAGCTCACGGTGGTGCAAGGCAAGCTGCGCGGCGCGCTCAACAAGATCGCTGAAGCGCGTTCTTTGGCGGAAGCGCAGTTCGCGCTCGGCGCCAAGGGCAGCGTGCTGTCGTCCTTCATTGCCGCTGCGATGCAGGAGGGACGGCTGTCGGCCGGGATTTCCAGCGACGAGGGCATCAAGGAGCGCGCGGCGTCGAGCTTTGCCGAGATCGTGCGCGCCGAGGGCCGCCGTATCCGGCTCGGCATGGGCCTGCTCGCGACCATCGGCGCGACGTCGCCCTTCGTCGGCCTGTTCGGCACCGTCTGGGGCATCATGAACAGCTTCATCGGCATTTCGAAGTCGCAGACCACGAACCTCGCCGTGGTGGCGCCGGGCATCGCCGAAGCGCTGCTGGCGACCGCGATCGGCCTGGTCGCGGCGATCCCCGCGGTCATCATCTACAACCACTTCTCGCGCGTCACGAAGGGCTATCTCGAGCTCGTCAGCCGCGCCTCGGGCGCCGCCGCGCGGCTATTGTCGCGCGATCTCGACCGCACCCATGGCGTTTCCCCGCACGCGCGCGCGGCCGCAGCGGAGTAGGCGATGGCGTTCTCAGTCGCCGAAAACGACAGCGACGACGATTTCGCGGAATCGCACGAGATCAACGTCACACCGTTCATCGACGTGATGCTGGTGCTGCTCATCATCTTCATGGTGGCGGCGCCGCTCTCGACCGTGGACCTGCCGATCGACCTGCCGACCTCGACGGCAACGCCGACCAAGAAGCCGGACAAGCCGACCTATATCAGCATCAAGCCGGACCTCTCGCTTGCGATCGGCGAGAATTTCGTCAAGCGGGTCGATCTGGTGAGCGCGCTCGATGCGATGCCCGACATGGGCAAGGACAAGTACATCTTCCTGCGCGCCGACCGATCGGTTCCCTATGGCGAGCTGATGGATGTGCTGGAGTTCCTGCGCAAGGGCGGCTATTCCAAGATCAAGCTGGTGGCGCTGGAAGGGGTTCCGGATGCCGCGGCGGCGCCGCAAGGCGCGCCGGCGGCGGCGAACCCATGACGAAGGCCTGACGCCGATGTCCGATCTCGAAACCAAACCGTCTCGGGCGCTGTGGGTCACGGCCGCGGTAGTCGCGCTCGCGCTGCATATCGGAGGCGCCGCGCTCGCACTCACCAATCTACAGGACGAAGACCCAGAGGACGTCTCGGGCGCAACGGCGATCGAGGTCGGGGTCGAACTCGCGGCGCCGCAGCGCGAGGTTACCGACTTGCCCGCCGGGCCCGACCAGGATGCGTCGGTGGCATCGCCGCAGATCGCCGAGCAAAAGGCCGAGGTGAAGGAAACCGACCTGCCAAAGGACACGCCGACCGAGACCGACGAGGCTGATCGGACGGTGACCGAAAACGACAACAAGAAACCGGTCGAGGAAGAGCAGAAGGTCGCCGCCGTGCAGACCTCCGCCTCCCAGGAATCGGTCGCGGCCGAGGCGACCGCGATGCCCTCCTTGCCCGCCCCCGATGCGCCGAAGTCGGCGGCGCCGATCATCGACAACGGCAGCTCTGTCAAGCGCGCGCGGGAAACCTGGCAGAAGGTCCTGATGGCGCATCTCGACAAGCACAAGAAATATCCGACCGATCGCGCGCTGAAATCGGCCGAGATCTATGTCCGCTTCACGCTCGACCGGCTCGGCCACGTGCTCGACATGGCGATCGAGAAGGGCTCCGGCGACGCCGCGTTCGACCAAGCCGCGCTCGCGATGGTCAAACGCTCGGATCCCGTTCCGGCACCGCCGCCGCTCGTCGCCGACGAGGGCCTGAGCTTCACGCTGCCGGTGATCTTCCGCGTCAAGGGCAAGGGCTGAGGCGACGCCTCGTTCTCTTTCGTCATTCCGGGGCGCGACGAAGTCGCGAGCCCGGAATCCATTGTACCGCATGCTCCGTGGATCGATGGATTCCGGGCTCTCGCTCCGCGAGCCCCGGAATGACGAGCGTCAGCTCTTCTTCACCAGCGGGCAGGCGCTCTTCTCGAGCGGGATGAAGGCCTCGTCCGCGGGGATGGTAGCAACCAGCTTGTAATAGTCCCACGGATACTTTGACTCCGACGGCTTCTTCACCTCGAACAGATAGGCCGGGTGGATCTTGCGGCCGTCGGCGCGGATCGAACCCTTGCCGAACAAGGGATCGTCGGTCGGCAGCTCCTTCATCTTGGCGACGACGGCGCGGCCGTCATGCGGATTGCCGCCGAGCGCTTCCAGCGCCTTGAAGTAATGGATCAGCGACGCGTAGACGCCGGCCTGCACCATGGTGGGCGGGTTCTTCTTGAACCGCTCCATGAAGCGTTTCGAGAAGGCGCGGGTCTGGTCGTTCATGTCCCAGTAGAAGCTCTCGGTGAAGTTGAGGCCCTGCGCGATGTTGAGGCCGAGCGCATTCACGTCGGTGATGAACATCAGCATGCCCGCAAGCTTCTGGCCGCCGGAGACGATGCCGAACTCGGCCGCCTGCTTGATCGCGTTGGTGGTGTCGCCGCCGGCATTGGCGAGGCCGATCACCTTGGCCTTGGAGCTCTGCGCCTGCAGCAGGAAGGAGGAGAAGTCGGCGGTGTTGAGCGGATGCTTGACGCTGCCGAGCACCTTGCCGCCGCTCGATGTGACGGCCGCGGTGGTGTCGCGCTCGAGCGCCTGGCCGAACGCATAGTCTGCCGAAATGAAGAACCAGCTGTCGCCGCCGGACTTCACCAGCGCCCGGCCGGTGCCGTTGGCCAGCATGTAGGTGTCGTAAGCCCAATGCACCGTGTTCGGCGTGCACTGCGAACCGGTGAGGTCGGAGGAGCCCGAGCCGGAGTTCAAATTGACGACGTTCTTCTCCTTGGCGAGGTTGGCGATCGCGAGCCCGACATTGGAGGCGGCGAGATCGACGAACACGTCGACCTTCTCGACGTCGATCCACTGCTTGCCGATGTTGACCGCGACGTCGGGCTTGTTCTGGTGATCGGCTGCGATCAGGTCGATCTTCCAGCCCTTCGCGAGCAGCCCGGAATCCTCGATCGCCATCTGCGCCGCGACCGTCGAGCCCGGTCCGCCGATGTCCTGGTAGAGCCCGGACTGGTCGCCGAGGGAGCCGACCCTGACGACCTTGTCCATGGTCTGCGCCGACGCGTGGCCGGCAAACGCCAGGCTCGTGGTGATGACAAGGGCTGCAATGCGGTGCTTCATGTCCCCTCCAAATGCTCTTGTTGGCAATTCGATTTGTGCCGGCATTATGCCGGGCAAGGGGAGTGTCGCCTAGGCGGCCGCGAGCGGTCGTCCGAAGGTCTCATATTCCGGGGCACGGGGAATCCGGCTCTTCAATCCGCTCTTGCCGCGACGAGGCCGCTACCTCCAGTAGTAGCGGATCGCGACGTAGACCACGACGAGGCAGGCGAAGATCAGCGCCACCGGCAGCGGACGCTTGGCGTTCGGATCGGTCGGCTTGGCCTTGGCAGGCAGACGGCGGAACGCGGTGACGTTGCCGTGGTCGGCCACCGGTTCGCGGGAGCGCGCCGGAACCTCCGGCGGTTTGCCGGCTCCGCCCATCTCGGCATAGTAGCTGCGATACATCTGCTGGATGGTGGCTTCGCCGGCCTGGGCCTCGTCCATCTGCCCCAGCAGCTGCCTGTAGCCGGCCAGGAATTGCTGTGCCTCCGGCGGCAGCGCGGACGCGCCGTTCAGCTTGGCCATCATCTTCCAGGTTGCAAAGTCCGCCCGCGCACGGGTGTCGGCGCGTCGCGCAATCAGCATGTCGGCAGCTTTGATCACCATGGCCTCGAAACGTTCCTGCCCGCATGATCCGGGCCGGTGGGTCCCGGTTCTCCGATCTCGATCATCTCCGGAACCTATGTGTTTCCGGTGATGACGAGAAGGGCTTTCATTACATAGCCGATCAGTGTCCGCAGTATCGCGGAGATAACATCAAGATTGAGGCCGAGCTGGGCGCCGATGGCGGGCAGCACGATCAAGAGCCCGATCAGGATCAGCATCCCGTAGGGCTCCAGCCGGGCCAGCGCCATGGCGAGCGGCCGCGGCAACAGCCCGACCGCGACCCGGCCGCCGTCCAGCGGCGGGATCGGCATCATGTTGAAGATCGCGAGCACGATATTGATCAGGAACGCATTTTTCAGATTGTCGAAGGTCCATTGCGCGGCACTGGCCGGCGCCAATGGCAGCGCGTGGAATGCCAGGGCGGCTGCAGTCGCCAGGATGATATTGGTCACCGGGCCCGCCAGCGCCACCCACACCATGTCGAGCCTGGGATGGTTGAGGTTGCGGAAGTTGACCGGCACCGGCTTGGCGTAGCCGAACAGGAATGGGGAGTGCGCGAGCAGCAGCATCCCGGGCAGGATGATGGTGCCGAAGGGATCGATATGCTTGAGCGGATTGAAGCTGACGCGGCCGAGCTTCCAGGCGGTGTCATCGCCGAGCCGGTGCGCGACGAAACCATGCGCCGCCTCATGGAAGGTGATGGCGATGATCAGCGGCAGCACCCAGACGGAGAGGCCGTAGAGGGAGATATTCAATGCGTGCCGCCTTCGGTTCGCTTCAGGGCCGGGTGGAGCAGGCTAGCACGGATTTACTAACGTCCTTGCCGGCAGCTAGCGGCGTTCGGCCGCTCCCGCTCAGCGCCGATCCTGCGCCATGGCGGCCGCGCCGGTGCGCATGGCCCGCGGTTGCGTGGTGGCGATCCAGATGCCGGCGAATACGGTGACGATACCGGCCACCAGATTCCAGCTCAGCGGCTCGCCGAGCAGCGTCGCCCCGACCAGCGACGCCGCGATCGGATTGACGGTGACTGAGATCGCGACCCGGGTCGGCGTCGTGCGTTGCAGGGCGAAGGCCCAGAGATAGAACGTCAGCGCCGCGCCGAAGGCGCCGAGATAGATCGCGCCGAACCATTGCGGCGCGCCGAAGCTCGCAACCGGCGCGAAGCTGCCGCGGATCAGCGAGGCGATGACGAGGACCGCGCCGCCGGCCGCCATTGCCAGCGTGGTGAACGGGATCGGGCCGGAGCGGCGGATATAGGGCTTCGACCAGATGCTGTAGAGCGCCATGCACAGCGCAGCCGCCACCATCAGCAAGTCGCCGCGCCAGGCGCCCGGCGGCGCCGTGGCGAGGCCGGAGAGCAGCGCCATGGCAACGCCGAGGATCGTGACCAGGACGCCGGTGGTCTTTCGCGCCGTCAGCGGCTCGACGCCGATGATGGCGCCGACCAGCATGGTCAATAGCGGCAGCGTCGACAGCGCCAACGCCCCGCGCGCCGCGGTGGTGAAGATCAGCGAGGCGTTGAACAGGATCGGAAACGCCGCGAAGAACAGCAGGCCGAGGCCGGCTGTGCCAGGCCAATCACGCCGCGGCGGCCAGGCCGTACGCTGCAACAGGGCGAGCGGCAGCAACAGCAGCACGCCGATTCCAAACCGGAACGAACCGATCGCCAGCGGATCGATGGTGCCGACCAGGAAGCGGGTCGCCGCGATCGAGGTTCCGCCGAGTGCACTCGACAGCACCGCCGCCAGCACGCCCCATAACTCGCCCATCGCTTCGATCCTCTCGTTCCGCTTGCGCAATCTAGGGCAGGGGCGGTAATCAGGAAATTGAATAGATTTGATCGATTAAATCACGGTTCGTTATGAACGCGCCCATCCTGGACCCGGATCTCCTGCAGGCCTTTGTCGCGGTGGCGGAGCATCGCTCCTTCACCCGCGCCGCCTCGGCGCTGAACCGCACCCAATCGGCCGTCAGCATGCAGGTGAAGCGGCTGGAGGAGAGGCTGCAGGCCGAGCTGTTCCACCGCAGCAAGGCCAATGTCGATCTCAGCGCCGCCGGCGAGGGGCTGCTCGGCTATGCCCGCCGCATCCTCAGCCTCAATGAGGAGGCAATCGGGCGGGTGCGCGAGCATGGCATGGACGGCCAGGTTCGCCTCGGCGTGATGGACGATTATGGCACCCTGATCGTGCCGCCGCTGCTGGCGGGCTTTGTCGCCAATTATCCGCTGGTCCATGTCGAGATGGAGACCGGGCTGACCTCGACGATGACCGATCGCCTCGGCGAGGCGTTTGACCTCGTGATCGCGATGCATCCGGAGGGACGCGGCGAGGGCG from Bradyrhizobium genosp. L includes:
- the exbD gene encoding TonB system transport protein ExbD produces the protein MAFSVAENDSDDDFAESHEINVTPFIDVMLVLLIIFMVAAPLSTVDLPIDLPTSTATPTKKPDKPTYISIKPDLSLAIGENFVKRVDLVSALDAMPDMGKDKYIFLRADRSVPYGELMDVLEFLRKGGYSKIKLVALEGVPDAAAAPQGAPAAANP
- a CDS encoding LysR family transcriptional regulator, which encodes MNAPILDPDLLQAFVAVAEHRSFTRAASALNRTQSAVSMQVKRLEERLQAELFHRSKANVDLSAAGEGLLGYARRILSLNEEAIGRVREHGMDGQVRLGVMDDYGTLIVPPLLAGFVANYPLVHVEMETGLTSTMTDRLGEAFDLVIAMHPEGRGEGELLRTEQAVWAASSTHRVEQIDPLPVALYPQGCLFRSWAMQALDEASRPWRLAFVSHSLAAVEAIAAQGLAVTVVKSGTFPSTLRRLSAREGLPALPRADIRLHRAPNLPRAAALLADHLVAALRQPTRRGRQ
- a CDS encoding ABC transporter substrate-binding protein, encoding MKHRIAALVITTSLAFAGHASAQTMDKVVRVGSLGDQSGLYQDIGGPGSTVAAQMAIEDSGLLAKGWKIDLIAADHQNKPDVAVNIGKQWIDVEKVDVFVDLAASNVGLAIANLAKEKNVVNLNSGSGSSDLTGSQCTPNTVHWAYDTYMLANGTGRALVKSGGDSWFFISADYAFGQALERDTTAAVTSSGGKVLGSVKHPLNTADFSSFLLQAQSSKAKVIGLANAGGDTTNAIKQAAEFGIVSGGQKLAGMLMFITDVNALGLNIAQGLNFTESFYWDMNDQTRAFSKRFMERFKKNPPTMVQAGVYASLIHYFKALEALGGNPHDGRAVVAKMKELPTDDPLFGKGSIRADGRKIHPAYLFEVKKPSESKYPWDYYKLVATIPADEAFIPLEKSACPLVKKS
- a CDS encoding site-2 protease family protein yields the protein MNISLYGLSVWVLPLIIAITFHEAAHGFVAHRLGDDTAWKLGRVSFNPLKHIDPFGTIILPGMLLLAHSPFLFGYAKPVPVNFRNLNHPRLDMVWVALAGPVTNIILATAAALAFHALPLAPASAAQWTFDNLKNAFLINIVLAIFNMMPIPPLDGGRVAVGLLPRPLAMALARLEPYGMLILIGLLIVLPAIGAQLGLNLDVISAILRTLIGYVMKALLVITGNT
- a CDS encoding DMT family transporter, producing the protein MGELWGVLAAVLSSALGGTSIAATRFLVGTIDPLAIGSFRFGIGVLLLLPLALLQRTAWPPRRDWPGTAGLGLLFFAAFPILFNASLIFTTAARGALALSTLPLLTMLVGAIIGVEPLTARKTTGVLVTILGVAMALLSGLATAPPGAWRGDLLMVAAALCMALYSIWSKPYIRRSGPIPFTTLAMAAGGAVLVIASLIRGSFAPVASFGAPQWFGAIYLGAFGAALTFYLWAFALQRTTPTRVAISVTVNPIAASLVGATLLGEPLSWNLVAGIVTVFAGIWIATTQPRAMRTGAAAMAQDRR
- the exbB gene encoding tonB-system energizer ExbB translates to MKASMFRAASAMIASLAILTLAAPSSAQQPAAPAAQSAPVARPQAPSQAAPTSQAKPAPAAETSPAASQSQAAPAESTAAPATDASSAAPAPGDSKLLKSTTTGMHELSPWTMFMNADIIVKAVMLGLAFASLVTWTIFIAKMIELTVVQGKLRGALNKIAEARSLAEAQFALGAKGSVLSSFIAAAMQEGRLSAGISSDEGIKERAASSFAEIVRAEGRRIRLGMGLLATIGATSPFVGLFGTVWGIMNSFIGISKSQTTNLAVVAPGIAEALLATAIGLVAAIPAVIIYNHFSRVTKGYLELVSRASGAAARLLSRDLDRTHGVSPHARAAAAE
- a CDS encoding energy transducer TonB family protein encodes the protein MSDLETKPSRALWVTAAVVALALHIGGAALALTNLQDEDPEDVSGATAIEVGVELAAPQREVTDLPAGPDQDASVASPQIAEQKAEVKETDLPKDTPTETDEADRTVTENDNKKPVEEEQKVAAVQTSASQESVAAEATAMPSLPAPDAPKSAAPIIDNGSSVKRARETWQKVLMAHLDKHKKYPTDRALKSAEIYVRFTLDRLGHVLDMAIEKGSGDAAFDQAALAMVKRSDPVPAPPPLVADEGLSFTLPVIFRVKGKG